The Elaeis guineensis isolate ETL-2024a chromosome 3, EG11, whole genome shotgun sequence region ATTTTTGGAAAACTAACAGGTATGTTCTAATACTTGTCACTTAAAAGTCCTTCACGTCATCAGGTATGCTCTAAGAAGCTTATCTCTAGTTGCATTCATATCACTTACGCCATTTTCCATCTCCATTCTTTCTCTTGGATCTTCCTTGGAACATGAAAGACCAATTCTGATCACCGAAACCATGCACTTCTGCTCTTCCACCCTTGCCTCGTTGTTGTTTAGAAAGTCTCCTCGAGCATCCTGGTGATCCTCCCATAAGAGAAGATGGGGATCCACAACATCCAACACTCGGTCGGGAAATGCCATCTCTACATATTTATAGAGTTCTAAACCATCCTTTAAGATGTCATCAGTTGGTCTTTTCCCTGTAAACATCTCCAGCAAGAGGATTCCATAACTGTAGACATCGCCTTTGGTGGAGACTTGACCACCCATCCCATATTCTGTAATTCATTCATGTGCCAAAAGTTAGGCAACACTTTTGGTACGTGGAATCTACATATCTTATTTTCAGACAGCTTTTGATGAAGCATGCCAAAATTGTTATTAGTTCTTCTATGTCATATGCAATCCAAGCTCTGgtgttaaaaattaaatatgttaTTGTTTCCTTTTGAAAAAATATACTTGCTTTGAGCTGAAAAACTTTGCGATATACATAATGATGTAGATGGATtgaaatcatcatcatcatcatccgaGCTTTTCCCCAGCCATTACATGTATTTTGGTGAAATTAATGGTgttatgttcacgaccaaattttCTGATAAAATGGAAATCATCATCATAACTCTTTCAGTTCTTTGTTATTTTTCATTTTATGCAAAAACAAAGACTCCCCAGTCACAAAGAGAAGATTCACATAAAGGATTTGTTTGGAAGAAACAAGAACAAATGGAGTAGTGATATTCATTAAAAATTTGCCATCTTAGAGAGAAGGTGAGCTAGACTGGTAGTCAAAATAATCAAGGACTTAGATCACAAGGCCCCACCAAGAAGCTGTCATAAGGTTCAAAACACGATCTAGTAGATGAGTAAGATATCTAAACTGTAAGTTTAGCCCATTTCTTCCTTTCTGAGCAATATGCACTGCTTCCGTTATTTTATACGATCTCTTAATTTTCGCATGGCTTTGATTCCTCCGTAATAGTATCTTGAAACAAAAGGCTACTTGATcaggaccaaaaaaaaaaaaaaaaaagggagaaaaggcTGGTATTTGGCCTGGCTAAACCTATGATTGTCTATCATGAGTTAATGGATTATGTTGATGGCAGTGGTCAGGCGAATAAGAACCACTTGGTTAACATCTATGGGATTGgattgaagaagaaaaaaaggatcaGTATTAAGGATATGATATTTCTACATCTGCCTTGCACAAAAAAAAGGGAGTTAGAATCCACGATCAACAAAAATATCATGCTGTGTTTTAAAACATACCCTAGTAATTTAATGCTTTCATTTTAGATGACCTATCCAAGTTTTCAAAATATCGTCACTAATTTTTCATGGAAAAACATTGATAAACTTCATAATGTACCAAGAGGGCTAGAAAAACAAATATTCATTCTCTACATTTCTTGATAATATCATCCAAAAAATgtgcataaaaaatattaaaaataaaaaaagagatgcTTTAGGCATCACTAGAAATGCTTACCTGGAGCAATGTAACCAATGGTTCCCCTTATTCCGACGGAGCTAGATGGATATTCGTTGGACTTAAAAACTTCATCAGAAAGAATCCTTGCTAATCCAAAGTCGCTCAGATGTGCACACATGTCATCATCTAGCAGAACATTGCTTGGTTTCAGATCACAATGAACAATTGGTATCTGGCTATGGTGATGAAGGTAATCCAATGCAGAGGCAACATCAATAGCTATGTTCAATCTCTGGATAAGGCTCAAGGTCCTCTTTTCAGAATGCAAAGATTCCTCTGGATGCAACCACTTCTCCAAACTTCCATTAGGCATGAATTCAAGCACCAGAGCCTTAAAATCATCACCTTTGGAATCGACACCTGAACATGAAGTTAAGATCTTAACAAGATTTCGATGACGGATGTTTCTTAAGGCTTCACATTCAGCCATGAAACTCTTCGATGCTCCTCGTTGTTGAAGATCTAGAACCTTCACTGCAACAATGTGTTCAATAGAGTCCAAAACTCCCTTGTAAACAGAACCAAAACTTCCagctccaattaaattagatgatGAGAAGCCATTAGTTGCTCGAAACAGGTCAAATAAGAGACCCTCATGAATTGATCCTTAATGGAAGTGGAGATGAAGTTCTGCTGCAATTCTTCACCCAATGAAGAGACATGTACACAGAAAGCAATAGGACTAGAAAGAGACTACACTGATGACAATGATGATTGTTTTAAGTGCAAGAGACATATGCTTTTTTGTGGAAGATTGGGTATCACATGAAGGCAAATTTAATTCTACAATACCTCCACAAAGGCCATCGTTGTGGAGTATGGAAATAGCACTTGCATTTTTAAAGACCCCTTCCTTTGGTACCTCACCAGTGAGATCATTGAAGGATAAATCTAGCTGAAGCAGAGCACGCAACCTCCCTAAGGATTCTGGAATCGATCCCGATAGATTGTTGGGGAAAGGTCTAGCTCTTGAAGGCCTTTCAAATTGCCCAAAGACTGAGGAATGTTTCCTTGAAAGAGGTTCCCTTTCATATAAAGGTACTCCAAACTTTGACAATCACCAAGAGTGCTTGGAATCTCACCAGACAATCTGTTCTCAGAAATATTGAGCTCACCAAGATTCTTCAAGCTGCCAACTTCCGCGGGCAAGGATCCAACAAGGGCATTACCTGATAAATCAAGATATGTGGAGAGAGAACTAAGGCTAACAAGCTCTCTGGGGATGGCACCACTTAACTTATTGTAAGAAAGGTTAAGCTCTTCTAAGCTCTTGCAGTTTCCGAATTCTGCAGGTATAGTTCCACTCAGGCCGCTCTCTTCCAAGTACAGCATAATCAATTGTGTAAGGTTGCCAATGGAAGATGGAATCCGTCCAGTAAAATTGTTTCCTGATAGATTCAGAACATGTAACTTCCGAAGCTTTCCAATGGTAGGAGGAATTATGCCGGTCAAGCGGTTGTTATACAATAAGAACACTGTTAGATTGGCAAGGTTCCCAATTTCTTGAGGTATGCTTCCTGATATTTCGTTCTGCCCCATTGACAGCCCATCTAGCTTTCTGGAGAGATTGGCAATAGAGCTGGGCAGCTCGCCACCAAGCCTGTTGTCCGCAAGTCCTAGTACCCCTAAAAAACTGCAGTTTGTCAAAGCGGTGAGGAAAGTCCAATCCTTGGCATCTCTAGCTTCAAGCTGATTTTTACCGAGATTAATCCAGTAGAGATTCTTCAGATTTCCCAGATTCGAGGGCACTATTCCATTGAAGTTGTTACCTTTGAGATCAAGTTCTACCAATCTAGAGGCATTGGGGAGTGAATTTGGAATGAGACCATCAAATTGGTTGTCGTCCAAAATAAGCATTTGGAGGTTCGGAAGGGTATCAAACATATTGGATGGTAGATTCCCGACAAGACGATTCTCGCCTGCAACAAAGTACTGAATGGAAGAGAGATTGTAAAGAGAGGATGGAATCTCACCTGAAAGCTTGTTTATAGTCACTTGAAAGATTTGCAGGCTCGCGAGCTTTCCTAGGCTGTCTGGAATGCTTCCCTCCAAATCATTTTCATAGAGAAGAAGGGCCATAAGAGAGGAGATGTTCCCCAGTGAGGATGGAATGCCACCGGTTAGAGGGTTGTCGCCAAGAATAAGTACCATGAGTTTTGGAAGGAAGCCATATTGCATAGGAATTGATCCTCTGAGCATGTTGAAGCTTAAGTTGATCCTGCGGAGGTCAGCGCATCTACTGAGATTGGTGGGAATCTCCCCTTCAAGATAATTGTGGCTGAGGTTGAGAGACTGAAGCCGGAACAAGCGGCCTAGTTCCTGTGGGATGGGTCCTTGGAGTTGATTCGTGGACAGGTGGAGCCTTCTGAGGAAAGTGAGATTTCCAAGGTGTGGCGACATGGAGCCGGTAAGGTTGAGCTCGTCGAGCTCTAATGCTATGACCCTCCCTCGGTGCCGGCGGCCGCCACATGTGACGCCTTCCCACTGACAGTGATGGAGAGTGGCGTTGCTCCAGGATTCTAATGCTCCAGAGCGATCGGTTATGAGAGTTTTAAAGGATAGAAGGGCGAGGCGATCGGTTGCATCGTTTCTTTTTGAAGTGGTAGAAGCTGCTGGGGTTTGGAATGCCAAGAAGCTCAAACAAGGATTAAAATGATGGCATGGGTGAAGAAGTATGACCTCCAGAACTTTTCTTTAGGGAACTCCAGTGGATGGCAAGGCGGAGCCATAAGGAATCTGGAAAGAGCTTGAAAATACCAAACTGTGAAACAGAACGTGGCATCGAAATAACAAGATCAGCTCATCAAATGGCGATATGCTATATTTAACTCAGAAATTTAACATTCTTATGGCCATGGCACTGAGTTAATTACTCACCAAGGCACAAATAGAGACAACAACCGGTTTACCGACTCCAAGTCCAAGGGGTTCGTTTACGGATCCCTACTACTTTAAATTGGTTGGCGAGTGTCCACCATTGCCCCGAAGAATTCAACCGCTTGGAAGCCCCACTAACCCTTTGACCAATGCGCCAAGTACTGAAATCGACATATTGTTGGATTCTCACATTGTTTTAGATGTTCCATCTTTCCTGAAAGTCGTTCGGTGGAGAAATTTTTCACCGTGTGTCCACCATATGGGTGCACGGCAGGAGAAAGCCACTACTACTTTAAAAGAATTAGAGTGACAGTTCGATATTATCCCAAAAAATTTTGTTCTCCACCCTAATCTTTTTCACATTAACGCCCTTGACCACTGCAGCAACAATATCGATAGATTAATGGACGGTTTTGCCGTTGTGGATGTTTTGTCTTTCTTGAAAGTCGTTCATTCACGTCAACAGGAGAAAGTCATTACTACTTTAAAAAGGTTAGAATGACTATTCGACATTATCTCAAAGATTTCAATAGCTTGGAGGCCAGAGTGTCAGCTTTTACTATTCCACACCTTAAATCTTTTTCACACTAAAATCCTTAACCAAAGCAGCAACCGCTGAAAGCAATATATTGATAGATCGTTATATCGATTTGGATGTTCCATCTTTCTAGAAAGCCATTTACTAGAAGAAATTATATTCTACATGATATGCACCACATGATTGTTCAGTAGAAAAAAATCACTACTACTTTAAAAGGATTAGAGTGACGGTTCGACATTATCCCAAATAATTTTGTTATGTACTTTAACCATTTTCATACTAAAGCCTTGACCAGGCAGCAACAGTCGAAATCATTATATTGATGGATGGTTACATTGCTTTGGATGTTCCATCGCTTCGAGTGTTCTGCTTTTCTTAGAAGTCGTTTATtaagagaaattatatcctacacgGCATGCATCAAGTGGTCGTTCATCAAGAAAAGTTGCTGCTCCTTTAAAAGGATTACATGGCTAGCTATTCCATATTACCCCAAAGATTTTAATAGCTTGGAGGCAAAGTGCCAGCCTTGCTGTTCTGCACCCTAACTTTTTCACACCAAAATTGTTGAACAAGACAGCAAccgctgaaattgatatattaacAGATGGTTACACTGCTATGGATGTTCCACCTTTTTTGAAAGTCGTTCACcgaaaaaattatatcttatacGGCATGCACTATGTGGCCGTTCAATAGAAGAAGTCATTACTACTTTAAAGGGGTTGGAGTGATTGTTCAACCTTATCCCAAGAATTTTTGGAGTGATTGTTCAACATTATCCCAAGAATTCAACAGCATGGAGGCCAAAACTTGGCTATGCTGTTCAGTATTTTAACCTTTTTCACGCTAAAGCCATTGACCAAGATAGCAACTGCTGAAACCGATATATTGATGGATGGTTATGCTGCTTTGGATGTTCCGCCTTTTTTGTAAGTCGTTCACTAGGAAAACTTATATCCTATACAGTGTGCACAATATGGTCATTCGGTAGGAAAAAGTCATTGCTATTTTAATTTGGTTAGAGTGAGTTTTTGACATTATCTCGAAGAATTCAATAGTTTGGAGACCAAAGCACCGGCCATTCTATTTTGTACCTTAACCTTTTTCACACTAAACCTTTGACCAAGGCAGCaactgctgaaattgatatattgatGGATGGTTATGCTACTTTAGATATTTTGCCTTTTCTGGAAGTTGTTCACtaggagaaattatatcctacggAGTGTGCACTATATGATTGTTCAACAGGAGAAAGTTACTATTACTTTAAATTGGTTAGAGTGAGTGTCCAACATTATCCCAAAAAATTTAATAGTTTGGAGGCTAGAGTCGACAATACTATTGTGCACCTTAACTATATCAAGCTCCGAATTGAGTACTTGATGGACACTGCATGCCTGCAAAATTAAAAAACGAACATGCAAGGATATCTGAACAATAATCCgatcattttataattttttttgggatGTAAAGGGAGGGTATTTGTCCTCACCCAGATTTTATTGATAGCTAAGTTAATATATTTACATGCTCAAAGTCCGAGGACAGTAG contains the following coding sequences:
- the LOC105040327 gene encoding LOW QUALITY PROTEIN: uncharacterized protein (The sequence of the model RefSeq protein was modified relative to this genomic sequence to represent the inferred CDS: inserted 5 bases in 5 codons) — encoded protein: MAPPCHPLEFPKEKFWRSYFFTHAIILILXLSFLAFQTPAASTTSKRNDATDRLALLSFKTLITDRSGALESWSNATLHHCQWEGVTCGGRRHRGRVIALELDELNLTGSMSPHLGNLTFLRRLHLSTNQLQGPIPQELGRLFRLQSLNLSHNYLEGEIPTNLSRCADLRRINLSFNMLRGSIPMQYGFLPKLMVLILGDNPLTGGIPSSLGNISSLMALLLYENDLEGSIPDSLGKLASLQIFQVTINKLSGEIPSSLYNLSSIQYFVAGENRLVGNLPSNMFDTLPNLQMLILDDNQFDGLIPNSLPNASRLVELDLKGNNFNGIVPSNLGNLKNLYWINLGKNQLEARDAKDWTFLTALTNCSFLGVLGLADNRLGGELPSSIANLSRKLDGLSMGQNEISGSIPQEIGNLANLTVFLLYNNRLTGIIPPTIGKLRKLHVLNLSGNNFTGRIPSSIGNLTQLIMLYLEESGLSGTIPAEFGNCKSLEELNLSYNKLSGAIPRELVSLSSLSTYLDLSGNALVGSLPAEVGSLKNLGELNISENRLSGEIPSTLGDCQSLEYLYMKGNLFQGNIPQSLGNLKGLQELDLSXNNLSGSIPESLGRLRALLQLDLSFNDLTGEVPKEGVFKNASAISILHNDGLCGGIVELNLPSCDTQSSTKKHMSLALKTIIIVISVXLFLVLLLSVYMSLHWVKNCSRTSSPXSIKDQFMRVSYXDLFRATNGFSSSNLIGAGSFGSVYKGVLDSIEHIVAVKVLDLQQRGASKSFMAECEALRNIRHRNLVKILTSCSGVDSKGDDFKALVLEFMPNGSLEKWLHPEESLHSEKRTLSLIQRLNIAIDVASALDYLHHHSQIPIVHCDLKPSNVLLDDDMCAHLSDFGLARILSDEVFKSNEYPSSSVGIRGTIGYIAPEYGMGGQVSTKGDVYSYGILLLEMFTGKRPTDDILKDGLELYKYVEMAFPDRVLDVVDPHLLLWEDHQDARGDFLNNNEARVEEQKCMVSVIRIGLSCSKEDPRERMEMENGVSDMNATRDKLLRAYLMT